Genomic DNA from Cucurbita pepo subsp. pepo cultivar mu-cu-16 chromosome LG13, ASM280686v2, whole genome shotgun sequence:
TTccatatttttactttttgtgcAAACTTAGCATTGCTTCCTTCTTCTGCCTTTCTCTTTGCATTGCCTTCATGCTACATTCTTCGatcatattttccttttttattttagaaattatggTTAAATTGGGTCGAGTTGAGTCGAGTATTGATAAGGATGGtaataacaaaataacatttagatacaaaatttgatatgcTCTCAACATGGAGGGGGAGAGCTTTGTGATAGCATTAGGTTATCTTTTGTTATACatacaaaataacatttagATAGCGATTTGATACAAAGACTGACCCCTCTCCCTATGGTTAACATTTCTAAGCTACCAAATTACAAGGCAAAAGCAGGGGGTTACCCAAAAGGAAGGGCAAAAATAAGCATCCAATAGATGCAGCATCACCACCCACTTaacaaaactcaaataaatttaacttattaacacaaagaaaatatcaaaaaaaaaatcatcatctCGACATTACCAAGCTTGAGAGAGAAGGCACGACTGATGAAGTGAACAGAGAATCCCCCAGGTATTTGCAGTTCTCATGATCCACTTTCATGGAGTTTGGAGTTGCACCTCTTTCACATGGACTGGAAGAAGTTGATGGAGAAGAAACCGATCTACTCGCCAATGAACCGCTCCCACTGGGTTGGCTTCTTTTTTTCGAACCCGTCCACCGTAATTTGGCAAGCAAACCGTCCTTCGACAGATCTGGAACTGTGCTCAGTTCTTTAGTCTTGACTCGATCGCTTGATTGACTTCGATCTTCTCCTGGTTGTTTGCTGTCACAAACAGCATCTTGGCTCAACAAGGTCAACGTCTTGTTAGGGAAGCCATCATTTGCTGGACGGGACAGAATTGAAGTTGCGATATCTGGCCTTTCTTGCATATGCATCCACCGGTTTCCTATCCATTCTCGAGAATGCCTCAAATCGTCTCGGCCAAGAACCAATTCTTGCTTTTCACCTGAACGTATATATTGAAAATGCAATTTAGTGAGGAGGATTCTTTTTCATGGATAGCATTTTTCACTCAAACAAATACGAACCTGGCAAGTAAACTCGAAACTTGTCTTCGGATTCCTTCTGAATTATAATTCCTTCCCACCAACCGTCGTGCCACCATACATCAACGATTGTCCCGACATTGTAAACCGATGCAGCTTTGCTATCCTTACTGGGCTGTGGACGAATAACTAATCGTCCATTGATGCGTAAACCCAATTGATCAGCAGCTGCAACTCTGGATGCTGAAAGCCATTCCTGCAAGCAATGACCATCAAGctcatattaaaaataagaaaacgaGAAGCCAAAGAGAACCGTAATCACCCAAAAGAAAGCATACCATAAGCTTGTTCGACTCGTCATCGGCATCCTGAAGATTGTGATATTGCACCTTGACCTTCTCTCTGCGCTTTTTTACTATTGAAGCTCTAAACCAACACCCTCGAATACCGCTGTCGTGCGAGAGAACTTCAATCTCTGATCCTACAGATAACTGACCAGAAGAAGCATTGTTCAACTCCTTGCCtataaaagttttagaagCACAACCCCATTTGGGACTGAAAACAACACCGCTGTTCCTGCACACGTCAGGAGAAGAAGATATGTTTCCAGGTTTTCTCTTCTCAGTATTTTGCACGTCATCTTTTCTCAAGCGTCGATACCTCTTTCGAGGCCTCATCTCAGCACTCGTGTCATCTTCTGACTGCTGAGAGTGGGTGTGGGCTTTCGAAGAAGAAAGAGCGTACATGTATCTGAGTATTTCTTGCTTCCAATAGCCTTTGACCTGTGTAATATCAAAGGGTTTGATATCATCATTATCGAATTGCTTCTCACAAACATACGGCTCCAATAAAGTATGTTTCGCCTCGTTCTGGAACTTCTCAAAATGCTGGGGACTAAGAACAGTCGCCGCCCCATCTATGCATTCAACACTGAGATCTTGAAGACAAAGAGAAAAGTAAATCTCTCTGTCACTAAAATTGTGTGGCAAAACAATATCAACCTCATCAATTTTGTGAAACCATCGTACCACAACCATCCTGTTGCTTCGAGAGTCTTCATACATATCCTCCAAATATGCAACAAGACGTTTGCCTTCCTCGGCTAAGACATATACAAAGTCATGAACCTAAAagattatgaaaaagaaaatgcaagatTAATACAAGGCAATAACAAATGAACAGAAACTTGATTCACTGTTCGGATAGACAAAAGGGGATGTTGGAGAACAAACAGAACTACTCACTGAGATCTTAAAACCATTGCGGCTGAAAGATGGATAGTGCCATCGCTTTCGCTTACAGGTCCATGGAGATCCTAGCCATGAAAAATCTCTGGTATATTGACCCAATTTTATCTGTTGAACGTCCTGAAAAGAGAACTAGCAATAAGAAAACAATAGAACTGGCAAGCTTTGAGGCTGGAGAATGCTAAATAACATGCCAATTTTCAGATACTTGGAAGCCAGAACACATAAATGAATAGAACATGGAACCATCAACTggttaaacaaagaaatagacCCTCTTAAAGTACTACCTTCTGAGAAACAACAGTCGACGGGCAAGCATCTTCACCTTCTATGTCCATTATACGATCGGATGGTTGTGATGTTTTACGTTGCGAATctggtaaaaataaataattgcatTGATTAAACTATGCACAGATGTTGCTAActcataataaaaatgataaaaaggcatgaaaatttcaaataacaGGGGAAGACTAGACATGAAGATGGATGAACTGGAATCAAAAAGACGA
This window encodes:
- the LOC111808604 gene encoding uncharacterized protein LOC111808604 isoform X1; protein product: MASVACGFVSWYEVFVSSDRGRREVHYYLKRGDGGSDLAVVGKEKSLRHMTYHYALRDRFLSSSLTKLKSRREVVEWLSSVVSDSQRKTSQPSDRIMDIEGEDACPSTVVSQKDVQQIKLGQYTRDFSWLGSPWTCKRKRWHYPSFSRNGFKISVHDFVYVLAEEGKRLVAYLEDMYEDSRSNRMVVVRWFHKIDEVDIVLPHNFSDREIYFSLCLQDLSVECIDGAATVLSPQHFEKFQNEAKHTLLEPYVCEKQFDNDDIKPFDITQVKGYWKQEILRYMYALSSSKAHTHSQQSEDDTSAEMRPRKRYRRLRKDDVQNTEKRKPGNISSSPDVCRNSGVVFSPKWGCASKTFIGKELNNASSGQLSVGSEIEVLSHDSGIRGCWFRASIVKKRREKVKVQYHNLQDADDESNKLMEWLSASRVAAADQLGLRINGRLVIRPQPSKDSKAASVYNVGTIVDVWWHDGWWEGIIIQKESEDKFRVYLPGEKQELVLGRDDLRHSREWIGNRWMHMQERPDIATSILSRPANDGFPNKTLTLLSQDAVCDSKQPGEDRSQSSDRVKTKELSTVPDLSKDGLLAKLRWTGSKKRSQPSGSGSLASRSVSSPSTSSSPCERGATPNSMKVDHENCKYLGDSLFTSSVVPSLSSLVMSR
- the LOC111808604 gene encoding uncharacterized protein LOC111808604 isoform X2; the protein is MDIEGEDACPSTVVSQKDVQQIKLGQYTRDFSWLGSPWTCKRKRWHYPSFSRNGFKISVHDFVYVLAEEGKRLVAYLEDMYEDSRSNRMVVVRWFHKIDEVDIVLPHNFSDREIYFSLCLQDLSVECIDGAATVLSPQHFEKFQNEAKHTLLEPYVCEKQFDNDDIKPFDITQVKGYWKQEILRYMYALSSSKAHTHSQQSEDDTSAEMRPRKRYRRLRKDDVQNTEKRKPGNISSSPDVCRNSGVVFSPKWGCASKTFIGKELNNASSGQLSVGSEIEVLSHDSGIRGCWFRASIVKKRREKVKVQYHNLQDADDESNKLMEWLSASRVAAADQLGLRINGRLVIRPQPSKDSKAASVYNVGTIVDVWWHDGWWEGIIIQKESEDKFRVYLPGEKQELVLGRDDLRHSREWIGNRWMHMQERPDIATSILSRPANDGFPNKTLTLLSQDAVCDSKQPGEDRSQSSDRVKTKELSTVPDLSKDGLLAKLRWTGSKKRSQPSGSGSLASRSVSSPSTSSSPCERGATPNSMKVDHENCKYLGDSLFTSSVVPSLSSLVMSR